From a single Emcibacter nanhaiensis genomic region:
- a CDS encoding TIGR03087 family PEP-CTERM/XrtA system glycosyltransferase has translation MNILFVSHRFPYPPTRGDKIRSFNMVRHLHESGHKVTVASLVRSDEEEQEIQGIKDHCHEFLYSRVNETWQKLRMVGCLLTTTPSSMGYFYSPELKAKIKQKLAEEKFDLIVVFSSSAAQYVEHVTDIPKILDYCDMDSQKWLAYAGFKKWPFSWGYWLEGSKLEAEEKRLARKFDVGVCATDFEVETLDSFNTGIQSAFFPNGVDSEFFKPTDGTFKKHNIGFVGRMDYYPNEACVISFCQKVLPLLREKYPDVTFTVVGAEPPASVRAMGELPGVTVTGTVDDVRTYVRGSEVVVAPLEIARGTQNKILEGMALGVPVISSQLAARGVDAVVGEHLLAASTPEEYAACVSRIFDSAGEREKFSKAGRERVLSHHNWTRAMKLFDEIIDGCLKRHAADKAA, from the coding sequence GTGAATATATTATTTGTCAGTCACAGATTCCCCTATCCGCCCACGAGGGGGGACAAGATCCGATCCTTCAATATGGTGCGCCATCTTCATGAAAGCGGCCACAAGGTGACCGTGGCCTCACTGGTCAGGTCGGATGAAGAAGAGCAGGAAATCCAGGGGATCAAGGATCATTGCCACGAGTTTCTCTATAGCCGGGTCAACGAGACCTGGCAGAAACTCCGGATGGTCGGTTGTCTTCTGACCACTACACCGTCCTCCATGGGCTATTTTTATTCGCCGGAGCTGAAGGCGAAAATCAAACAGAAGCTGGCCGAGGAAAAATTCGACCTCATCGTTGTCTTCAGCTCCTCGGCTGCACAATATGTGGAGCATGTGACGGATATCCCGAAAATCCTCGATTATTGTGACATGGACAGCCAGAAGTGGCTGGCTTACGCCGGCTTCAAGAAATGGCCGTTCAGCTGGGGCTACTGGCTGGAAGGCAGCAAGCTGGAGGCGGAGGAAAAAAGGCTGGCCCGCAAGTTTGACGTCGGGGTCTGCGCCACCGATTTCGAGGTGGAGACCCTGGACAGCTTCAACACCGGGATCCAGTCCGCCTTTTTCCCCAACGGGGTGGACAGCGAATTTTTCAAGCCCACGGACGGGACGTTCAAAAAGCACAACATCGGCTTTGTCGGACGCATGGATTATTATCCCAACGAAGCCTGCGTGATTTCCTTCTGTCAGAAGGTGCTGCCGCTGCTGCGGGAGAAATACCCGGACGTCACCTTTACAGTGGTAGGGGCGGAACCGCCGGCTTCGGTCCGCGCCATGGGCGAGCTGCCCGGGGTCACGGTAACCGGGACGGTGGATGATGTACGCACCTATGTGCGCGGCAGTGAAGTGGTGGTGGCGCCGCTGGAGATTGCCCGCGGCACCCAGAACAAGATCCTCGAAGGCATGGCGCTTGGCGTGCCGGTGATCTCGAGCCAACTCGCTGCCCGCGGCGTCGATGCAGTGGTGGGTGAACATTTGCTGGCGGCCTCCACACCGGAGGAATATGCCGCCTGTGTCTCGCGCATTTTCGACAGCGCCGGGGAGCGGGAGAAATTCTCCAAAGCGGGACGGGAAAGGGTGCTCAGCCACCATAACTGGACGCGGGCTATGAAGCTGTTTGACGAAATTATCGATGGATGCCTGAAACGGCATGCTGCCGACAAGGCAGCCTAG
- the prsT gene encoding XrtA/PEP-CTERM system TPR-repeat protein PrsT codes for MRSFLIPCLALSIGMAMPALAAVDNSESAEYVQEAEAYLKKGNLEAAIIQYKNAARVDPKNADIRFELGKAYLKKADGLSAEKELLRAIELGKPAGEVALDLSQAYLILRKFGEVLEIVDEDAFEGEDKAQAYLILGMAHQGLQDQDKALEYLQKGAELKKNDDNIIVGIAQIYNFKDDYEKSEEMVDKALALNPKNARALMLKGELVHRREGPKKSLDYFSNALQYEPKNINAMIKKAGVLFDLKRDDESLEVLDGVFKLIPRHPTANYLAAVIYARKNETDKATEYLDRGGVPLDKFEPALMLRGVLNYAQKNYAQSIYYLSRLIDLNPDHVVGRRLLGASLIRQGDPEQAIKVLTPLAESGKGGSVVYALLGSAHLKLGNYEKGTAFFEKAVEARPEESRLRTQLALSRLAAGDSRSAEEQLTEILENDPEASQAAVFLTLISLRQGEYAKGLIDAERTIKQMPDNPVGYNLKGTALVGLNRIDEAREFFNKALEINPDYNTARINLAKLDVNEGKTDEAEKIYRDILAKDKNYLAAWLGLSDIAARQNDSQKQEEYLQQAVSAAPENISVRVQLSELYLKERRLDKAKAVANEMIQDFPENGAGYEAAGKLDRLMGNKVSAVANFQKLLTIIGKNEKGYLLLGLAQMENEDYSGARNTYKEALEFAGDKKAVLTELVRLEMIQKNYSSAHSHVQAIRDMDPDGFSASVLDGRVYLAEGKPEQALKYYLEGQEKGAKGGGIIISIAQAYEDMGDFASSHATMADYLSTHPDDVVVRRNLANSYLTAADNDNAIKQYEALLARNDKNVVNLNNLAWLYSQKGEMDKASDLGKQAYEAAPENASIIDTYAWILVSSGQHDEGLELLQKAISKTPNNMEIRYHLAVALHKSGRDGAARQELEQVVTSGVSFAGLEEAKVLLQQLRK; via the coding sequence ATGAGAAGCTTTTTGATACCATGCCTGGCCCTGTCTATCGGGATGGCCATGCCGGCACTGGCGGCTGTCGACAACAGCGAGAGCGCCGAATATGTGCAGGAAGCCGAGGCGTATCTCAAAAAAGGCAATCTCGAAGCTGCCATCATCCAGTATAAAAATGCGGCGCGGGTGGACCCGAAAAATGCGGATATCAGGTTCGAACTCGGCAAGGCTTACCTGAAAAAGGCAGACGGCCTGTCTGCGGAGAAGGAGCTGCTGCGGGCGATCGAACTTGGCAAGCCGGCTGGGGAAGTTGCGCTTGATTTGAGCCAGGCCTATCTGATTTTGAGGAAATTCGGGGAAGTTCTGGAAATCGTGGATGAGGATGCCTTTGAAGGAGAAGACAAGGCGCAGGCCTATCTCATCCTCGGCATGGCGCATCAGGGACTTCAGGACCAGGACAAGGCGCTTGAATATCTGCAAAAGGGCGCCGAGTTGAAAAAGAATGACGACAATATCATCGTCGGTATCGCCCAGATCTATAATTTCAAGGATGATTACGAGAAATCCGAGGAAATGGTGGACAAGGCCCTGGCGCTCAATCCGAAAAACGCCCGGGCGTTGATGCTCAAGGGGGAACTGGTGCACCGTCGCGAAGGGCCGAAAAAATCGCTGGATTATTTTTCCAACGCTCTGCAGTATGAGCCGAAAAACATCAATGCGATGATCAAGAAGGCCGGGGTGCTGTTCGATTTAAAGAGGGACGATGAGTCCCTTGAAGTACTTGACGGGGTTTTCAAGCTTATTCCGCGTCATCCAACGGCCAACTATCTTGCCGCCGTCATTTATGCCCGCAAGAATGAAACCGACAAGGCAACCGAATATCTGGACCGTGGCGGCGTTCCGCTGGATAAATTTGAACCGGCGCTGATGCTGCGCGGGGTGCTGAATTACGCCCAGAAAAACTATGCACAGTCCATATATTATCTGAGCCGCCTGATTGACCTTAATCCTGACCATGTGGTTGGTCGTCGCCTCCTTGGCGCTTCCCTGATCCGTCAGGGGGATCCGGAACAGGCCATCAAGGTTCTGACGCCGCTGGCGGAGTCCGGTAAGGGAGGCTCTGTGGTGTACGCCCTGCTGGGCAGCGCCCATCTGAAACTGGGTAATTACGAAAAGGGAACAGCATTTTTTGAAAAGGCTGTCGAGGCCCGTCCGGAGGAAAGCCGGTTGCGCACTCAGCTGGCCCTCAGTCGTCTCGCTGCCGGGGATTCAAGGTCTGCGGAAGAACAGTTGACCGAGATTCTGGAAAATGATCCGGAAGCTTCGCAGGCGGCGGTTTTCCTGACGCTGATCTCCCTGCGCCAGGGGGAGTATGCCAAAGGCCTGATCGACGCCGAACGGACCATCAAGCAAATGCCGGATAATCCGGTTGGGTACAACCTGAAGGGGACGGCGCTTGTCGGGTTGAACAGGATTGACGAGGCCCGGGAATTTTTCAACAAGGCCCTGGAAATCAATCCCGACTATAATACGGCGAGGATAAACCTGGCCAAGCTTGATGTAAATGAGGGTAAAACCGACGAGGCGGAAAAAATCTACCGGGATATTCTTGCCAAGGATAAGAACTATCTGGCAGCCTGGCTTGGCCTGAGCGACATCGCCGCCCGCCAGAATGACAGCCAGAAACAGGAGGAATATCTGCAGCAGGCTGTGTCCGCCGCGCCGGAAAATATCTCTGTCCGTGTCCAGTTGTCAGAGCTGTACCTCAAAGAGCGCCGCCTGGACAAGGCCAAGGCGGTTGCCAATGAGATGATCCAGGATTTCCCCGAAAACGGGGCCGGCTATGAAGCGGCCGGTAAACTGGACCGGCTGATGGGCAACAAGGTTTCAGCAGTGGCCAACTTCCAGAAGCTCCTGACCATTATCGGCAAGAACGAGAAGGGGTATCTGCTGCTGGGCCTGGCCCAGATGGAAAATGAAGATTACTCCGGCGCCCGCAACACTTACAAGGAGGCCCTGGAATTTGCCGGGGATAAAAAAGCCGTCCTCACCGAACTCGTCCGCCTGGAAATGATCCAGAAGAATTATTCTTCCGCCCATAGTCATGTCCAGGCGATCCGGGATATGGACCCGGACGGCTTTTCAGCCAGCGTCCTTGACGGACGTGTCTACCTGGCTGAAGGCAAACCGGAACAGGCCCTGAAATATTATCTCGAAGGACAAGAAAAGGGCGCTAAAGGCGGTGGCATCATCATCAGTATCGCCCAGGCCTATGAAGATATGGGCGACTTTGCAAGCTCCCACGCCACCATGGCTGATTATTTGAGCACACATCCTGATGATGTGGTGGTCCGGCGCAACCTGGCCAACAGCTACCTGACGGCGGCTGACAATGACAACGCGATCAAGCAATATGAGGCGTTATTGGCCCGGAACGACAAAAATGTGGTCAACCTGAACAACCTGGCCTGGCTTTATTCCCAGAAAGGGGAGATGGACAAGGCCAGCGATCTTGGCAAGCAGGCCTATGAAGCGGCGCCGGAAAATGCCTCCATCATTGATACCTACGCCTGGATTCTGGTCTCTTCCGGCCAGCATGATGAAGGGCTGGAACTGCTGCAGAAGGCCATAAGCAAAACGCCGAACAATATGGAAATACGCTATCACCTGGCTGTTGCCCTGCATAAGTCCGGCCGTGACGGCGCCGCCCGCCAGGAACTGGAACAGGTGGTGACATCAGGTGTTTCCTTTGCTGGTCTTGAGGAGGCCAAGGTGCTCCTGCAGCAGTTGAGGAAATAA